The window ACATTGCCAACCGCACCCCTCCTTTTCCCGCCAGGGCGCTTCTGCTCCCACCGAAGAGGAAACCGAAAAAACCAGCGTGGCGGTAATGCCGTTGTTAGAAATACTGTGATAGAGATCCGTTGTCATATGAGGTGAACTATTCCGCCCGTTTGTCGATATATCCGTGTTTGAGTTTCATACTTACCCTGCCGAGTTCAAGGAATCGACCGTTAGTGCTTCAGAGACCGGGTTTGGCGTCAGCAGGGATGCGGCAAGGACGCCGGCGGCACCGTTGGTGTTGATCCGGTTTCCGAGATCCAGTTGACAAATCCGAATGCAACCCGAGCCATGGCTGATCTCGCCAGCCACCACCACGGGTGTCCATTCGTCCGGCCCGCCAAAGCCCGAGCCTCCGGTGCCTGAGGTGAGGACCGGCTGCATGTCGTCGTTCGGAAGGATACACGTTCTGAAAAACGGGGTGATGTATCCCGCGTCCTCGTCATGCCAGAATCGCAGATCGTTTTCCCCAAGCTGGGACACAATCGGATGGCCAGTGTCACGTGAGGCAAAATGGCGTTCACACATTCCCGTGGGCACAATCTCAAGCTCGGCGCTTCCAATCTGATAGACACCCGGTGGCGGGGACAAAAGCACCAGCAGGCCGCCGTTTTCCACAGCCGCCAGCAGGTCTTGCCTTTGGTCGTCATAGACAGCCATATCATCAATGACGGTGACATCCGCAGCGGCGAGGGTGTCCGTCACGGCTGCCCCGAGGTTTTTAAGCACCCTGGCAGCCTCGCCACGGTTCGCCGTCCCTCCGCAATAACCGCTGAGCTTCTCCAAGTTGGGCCTGGGAAAGACGAGCAGACTTTGCTGGCAGCGATGCACCGCCCCTCCATTTCCATCCACCAGGGTGAGCGTTACGCAGAGTTTTTCACGCCCGGAAATGCTCGATGGTATTTCCACTTGCACATCCCCCTGATAGAGTGCCCGACACGGCTTGATGCTGGCGGCGGCACCTCCCGACGCGATGAGATTTCCCGATGCATCCTCAATCTGATAGTGCAGTCGATAGTCCGCCGGACAGTGGTGGCCGTCATTGGATAGCCATGCCTCAATCGCCATGCTCTCACCGGCGTAGCCGGAAAAGCGGTCGGTCCGCAGGCTGACAGCCAGGGGGGCGAGTGCTTCCCGCAGCGCAAAGTACCCCGCCTTCGGTTTGCGATGCACGTCCATGATCGTCTTCATCCAGCCCGACGGGAAGGCATCGATAAACAAGTGGACCGCGCAGGTCACGCAGTCGTTGTCACGCCGGAATGCCTCGACCATGTGACGCAGGGCATAGCCTTGGAAGGCATGGCTTTTCTCCACCCACGCGTCAATGCCGCCGCGTGGAGTTTCATACCAAAGGTGGTGGAACTTGTAAGTCTGGTTGTAGGGGATCGGGTCGGGGAGCCAGTGGCCCTCGGCATCGCGAGCCGTCATCCATTCGGCAGGGTAATGCTGCCGCATGACCTCCACGGAATCCAGCGCCTCCACACCGAACTCACCACAGCCGTGATACCAGTCGGTTTTACTCACCTGCCAATAGCCGCGGTGGAATTTTCCAAAGTCGATACCGTGGTTTCCATACCAAAGATTGTAACAATGGCGGTCGGCAATCCCCGGTGACGGGGGGTCGTAGTCACCATCGACCGCCTTGATGACCCGGTCCGGGTTGGCCTGGCGGACCACGGTGTCCGCCATGGCATACCAGGCGCGCTGCTCCTCGAAGTCGAGGTTGCGGTGCGGCTTGGAATCGCCGTTCGGGAACGGCTCGTTCATGTAGCTGATGATCACGCACGAGGGGTGGGAGCGAAGCAGCCGCTCCATCTCACGCGCCTGTCTCAGCGCCTCGTCGAACTGATTGCGCCGCAGGCAGCCGAACATCGGGAAATCACTCTGGGAAAGAATACCCAGCATGTCAAAATGATCGTAAATCTCCGGCTGCACGGGGCGTTGCGTCATGCGGAAGAAATTCAAGTTGCAGAGTTTGGCCAGCAGCACATCATCGATCAACTGCTCCCAGTTCTTGTTGATCACGCACTGCTGCATGTGCCCCATGGTGTTGGCACCGCGAAGGCGGATTTCCTCGTCATTGAAAAACATCCGCCCCTTGGGCACATTCTCCTCGTCCGAGCGGAAGCTGCGTATGCCGAAATGCTGCTCCTTGGTGTCAACAACGGCACCATCGTCGGTGACGAGGCTCGCCTGAAGCTGATAGAGCCATGGCTCGTCCATCGACCAGACACGGGCATCCCGGATCGTTTCCCGGATCTTGAAATAATTGACACCCGAGCCGCAGAAGAGCCGCATCTCCTTGTGGTCGTCCGGCTTCACCATATCACCAAAACCCGGGATTTTTTTTGTCGTCGGCACATACCGGCCTTCGAGGACAGCGTCTTGTTTAAAATTCCTTCCATGCACGGCATAAGCAATCCCGGCCTTGATGGGAAGCGGGGTGGTGTTGTAAACCTCCACCCAAATCTCAATCGACTGCCGGTCCGGCATCGGTCGCACGTAGAGGTCGTGGAGAAAAAGTGACGGGCGGTGCTCGATACATACATCCTGATAGAGCCCCATCCCCGGAGGGCAGTGGCACCAACCCCCGCTGGAATCATCCCAACCCGGACCCGTGGCACCGTAGATTTTGTCACCTTCCCAGTCCGGCTTGCCCCATGGCTTGTTAGACATGCAAATGGCGTCATTGTCCACCCTGACCACAATGGTGTTCCCACCCTCGACCGCCCACTTGCTGATATCGAATTCAAAGGGCGCGAAAAACCCTTCATGGCTACCGACGCAGGCACCGTTGACATAGACATGCGCCTTGTAATCGACCCCCTTGAAACAGATGAAGGTACTTCCCAGGGAAAGGTCCGCGGCGCTGAATTCCACCGTCGTGCGGTAGAATGCGGTCGCCACACCCTGCGGGCCGCCATAGTGCGGGATCGTCACCTTTTCCCACTCGCCGCCGCCTTGAATGACCTGCCCGGTGAAATCGGATTGGTCCGCGGCGGTTTCCATGCGCCAATCGAATTCACCCAGCTCTTGCACCTTGCGTGTCGGGTCTAACAATGGCGCGTGATTGATGAGAAAGCCGCGCATCTTCTCGCGCAGACTTTTCAGCGCCTGCTTGAGCCCGGCCTCGTCCGTGATGGTGTTGAACTCCGGTGCCGCGACTGGTGAGGCGTGCCGCTCCAACACGTGGTGATCGAGCTCAGGCGGCTGCGGCTCGTACAGCCCCTCGGTAATCACCTGCTTGTCCTGGCTCGTGAGGTCGGCAAAAAAGTCGTTGTTTGTTGTCATGATGGTA of the Akkermansiaceae bacterium genome contains:
- a CDS encoding glycoside hydrolase family 2, with product MTTNNDFFADLTSQDKQVITEGLYEPQPPELDHHVLERHASPVAAPEFNTITDEAGLKQALKSLREKMRGFLINHAPLLDPTRKVQELGEFDWRMETAADQSDFTGQVIQGGGEWEKVTIPHYGGPQGVATAFYRTTVEFSAADLSLGSTFICFKGVDYKAHVYVNGACVGSHEGFFAPFEFDISKWAVEGGNTIVVRVDNDAICMSNKPWGKPDWEGDKIYGATGPGWDDSSGGWCHCPPGMGLYQDVCIEHRPSLFLHDLYVRPMPDRQSIEIWVEVYNTTPLPIKAGIAYAVHGRNFKQDAVLEGRYVPTTKKIPGFGDMVKPDDHKEMRLFCGSGVNYFKIRETIRDARVWSMDEPWLYQLQASLVTDDGAVVDTKEQHFGIRSFRSDEENVPKGRMFFNDEEIRLRGANTMGHMQQCVINKNWEQLIDDVLLAKLCNLNFFRMTQRPVQPEIYDHFDMLGILSQSDFPMFGCLRRNQFDEALRQAREMERLLRSHPSCVIISYMNEPFPNGDSKPHRNLDFEEQRAWYAMADTVVRQANPDRVIKAVDGDYDPPSPGIADRHCYNLWYGNHGIDFGKFHRGYWQVSKTDWYHGCGEFGVEALDSVEVMRQHYPAEWMTARDAEGHWLPDPIPYNQTYKFHHLWYETPRGGIDAWVEKSHAFQGYALRHMVEAFRRDNDCVTCAVHLFIDAFPSGWMKTIMDVHRKPKAGYFALREALAPLAVSLRTDRFSGYAGESMAIEAWLSNDGHHCPADYRLHYQIEDASGNLIASGGAAASIKPCRALYQGDVQVEIPSSISGREKLCVTLTLVDGNGGAVHRCQQSLLVFPRPNLEKLSGYCGGTANRGEAARVLKNLGAAVTDTLAAADVTVIDDMAVYDDQRQDLLAAVENGGLLVLLSPPPGVYQIGSAELEIVPTGMCERHFASRDTGHPIVSQLGENDLRFWHDEDAGYITPFFRTCILPNDDMQPVLTSGTGGSGFGGPDEWTPVVVAGEISHGSGCIRICQLDLGNRINTNGAAGVLAASLLTPNPVSEALTVDSLNSAG